Proteins encoded within one genomic window of Urocitellus parryii isolate mUroPar1 chromosome 16, mUroPar1.hap1, whole genome shotgun sequence:
- the Rbsn gene encoding rabenosyn-5 isoform X1 produces the protein MASLDDPGEVREGFLCPLCLKDLQSFYQLQSHYEEEHSGEDRDVRGQIKSFVQKAKKAKNKLLKREGDERADSGTQGYESFSYGGVDPYMWEPQELGAVRSHLSDFKKHRAARIDHYVVEVNKLIIRLEKLTAFDRMNTESAKIRAIEKSVVPWVNDQDVPFCPDCGSKFSIRNRRHHCRLCGSIMCKKCMELISLPFANKLTSASKDSLSTHTSPSQSPNSVHGSRRGSLSSLSSVSSVMDEKDDERIRCCGHCKDTLLKREQQMDEKEHTPTVVKLYEKLRLCMEKVDQKAPEYIRMAASLNAGETTYSLEHASDLRIEVQKVYELIDALSKKILTLGLNQDPPPHPNTLRLQRMIRCSATLFVQEKLLGLMSLPTKEQFEELKKKRKQELERKRAMERQAALESQRRLEGRQSGLASRAANGEVASLRRGHAPLRKAEGWLPLSEGQGQSEDPDPLLQQIHNITSFIRQAKAAGRADEVRTLQENLRQLQDEYDQQQTEKAVELSRRQAEEEDLQREQLQMLREREWEREREQVQAAALHTRTPFHLEASRGPRTHLAHALDLGSFPVDSATIPESPSPSLAGAHVHAASGFPALGQDILPQTTVSQQNDVPSLNPFDEDLSSPTQEGAVSPAAAEAAPRPSAPVPKEYNPFEDDDDDEEQEAEPGNPFTGPNGAGPNPFEDEEDRPHPRSASPPAPGNPFEDSDSGPEAEAPIEEELLLQQIDNIKAYIFDAKQCGRLDEVEVLTENLRELKCTLAKQKGGPD, from the exons ATGGCTTCTCTGGACGACCCAGGGGAAGTGAGGGAGGGCTTCCTCTGCCCTCTGTGCCTGAAGGACCTGCAGTCTTTCTATCAGCTTCAGTCACATTACGAAGAAGAGCACTCGGGGGAGGACCGAGACGTCAGAGGGCAAATTAAAA GTTTTGTGCAGAAGGCCAAGAAAGCAAAGAACAAGTTGTTGAAACGAGAAGGGGACGAGCGAGCAGACTCGGGAACCCAAGGCTATGAGTCCTTCAGCTATGGAGGGGTCGATCCCTACATGTGGGAGCCCCAGGAGCTTG GTGCTGTGAGGAGCCATCTTTCTGACTTTAAAAAACATCGAGCTGCCAGAATCGACCACTACGTTGTTGAAGTCAATAAATTAATAATCAGGTTAGAGAAg CTCACCGCCTTCGACAGGATGAACACGGAGTCGGCCAAGATTCGAG CAATAGAAAAGTCTGTGGTGCCTTGGGTCAATGACCAGGATGTCCCTTTCTGTCCAGACTGTGGGAGTAAGTTCAGCATCCGGAACCGCCGTCACCACTGCCGCCTCTGCGGGTCAATTATGTGCAAGAAGTGCATGGAGCTCATCAGCCTTCCCTTTGCAA ACAAGCTCACCAGCGCCAGCAAGGACTCCCTGAGCACCCACACCAGCCCCAGCCAGTCCCCCAACAGCGTCCACGGCTCGCGCCGGGGCAGCCTCAGCAGCCTGAGCAGCGTGAGCTCAGTGATGGACGAGAAGGACGATGAGCGCATCCGCTGTTGCGGGCACTGCAAGGACACGCTGCTCAAGAGGGAGCAGCAGATGGACGAGAAGGAGCACACGCCCACCGTCGTGAAGCTCTATGAG AAATTACGGCTCTGCATGGAGAAGGTCGACCAGAAGGCCCCCGAGTACATCAGGATGGCGGCTTCACTAAA cgCCGGGGAGACCACCTACAGCCTGGAACATGCTAGTGACCTTCGAATTGAAGTGCAAAAAGTGTATGAGCTAATAGATGCCTTAAG TAAGAAGATCTTGACCTTAGGCTTGAACCAGGACCCTCCCCCACACCCGAACACTTTGCGCCTGCAGAGGATGATCAGGTGCTCAGCCACGCTGTTTGTGCAG GAGAAGTTGCTGGGCTTGATGTCACTGCCAACCAAAGAGCAGTTTGAGGAactgaagaagaagaggaagcaggAATTGGAGAGGAAGAGGGCCATGGAGAGACAG GCGGCCCTGGAGTCGCAGCGACggctggaggggaggcagagTGGCCTGGCATCCCGCGCGGCCAACGGGGAGGTGGCATCCCTCCGCAGAGGCCACGCCCCCTTGAGGAAGGCGGAGGGCTGGCTCCCGCTGTCGGAGGGCCAGGGACAGAGCGAGGACCCCGACCCGCTGCTGCAGCAGATCCACAACATCACGTCGTTCATCCGGCAGGCCAAGGCCGCAGGCCGCGCCGACGAGGTGCGCACGCTGCAGGAGAACCTGCGGCAGCTGCAGGACGAGTACGACCAGCAGCAGACGGAGAAGGCCGTGGAGCTGTCGCGGAGGCAGGCCGAGGAGGAGGACCTGCAGCGCGAGCAGCTGCAGATGCTCAGGGAGCGGGAGTGGGAGCGGGAGCGGGAGCAGGTCCAGGCCGCCGCGCTGCACACGCGGACGCCCTTCCACCTGGAGGCCTCCCGGGGGCCGCGCACCCACCTTGCCCACGCCCTGGACCTGGGCTCCTTCCCCGTTGACAGCGCCACCATCCCTGAGAGCCCTTCCCCCAGCTTAGCTGGAGCTCACGTCCACGCGGCCTCCGGGTTTCCGGCCCTGGGCCAGGACATCCTCCCCCAGACCACTGTGTCACAGCAAAATGACGTGCCTTCCCTGAACCCCTTCGACGAGGACCTCTCCAGCCCCACCCAAGAGGGCGCAGTCAGCCCCGCTGCTGCAGAGGCCGCCCCCCGCCCTTCGGCCCCGGTCCCCAAAGAGTACAACCCTTTTGAGGACGACGACGACGACGAAGAGCAGGAGGCCGAACCCGGGAATCCCTTCACTGGCCCCAACGGCGCGGGGCCCAACCCCTTCGAGGACGAAGAGGACCGTCCCCACCCGAGGTCTGCTAGCCCCCCTGCCCCTGGCAACCCCTTCGAGGACAGCGACAGTGGCCCCGAGGCGGAGGCGCCCATCgaggaggagctgctgctgcAGCAGATCGACAACATCAAGGCCTACATCTTCGACGCCAAGCAGTGCGGCCGCCTGGACGAGGTGGAGGTGCTGACCGAGAACCTGCGCGAGCTCAAGTGCACCCTGGCCAAGCAGAAGGGCGGCCCTGACTGA
- the Rbsn gene encoding rabenosyn-5 isoform X2, with product MNTESAKIRAIEKSVVPWVNDQDVPFCPDCGSKFSIRNRRHHCRLCGSIMCKKCMELISLPFANKLTSASKDSLSTHTSPSQSPNSVHGSRRGSLSSLSSVSSVMDEKDDERIRCCGHCKDTLLKREQQMDEKEHTPTVVKLYEKLRLCMEKVDQKAPEYIRMAASLNAGETTYSLEHASDLRIEVQKVYELIDALSKKILTLGLNQDPPPHPNTLRLQRMIRCSATLFVQEKLLGLMSLPTKEQFEELKKKRKQELERKRAMERQAALESQRRLEGRQSGLASRAANGEVASLRRGHAPLRKAEGWLPLSEGQGQSEDPDPLLQQIHNITSFIRQAKAAGRADEVRTLQENLRQLQDEYDQQQTEKAVELSRRQAEEEDLQREQLQMLREREWEREREQVQAAALHTRTPFHLEASRGPRTHLAHALDLGSFPVDSATIPESPSPSLAGAHVHAASGFPALGQDILPQTTVSQQNDVPSLNPFDEDLSSPTQEGAVSPAAAEAAPRPSAPVPKEYNPFEDDDDDEEQEAEPGNPFTGPNGAGPNPFEDEEDRPHPRSASPPAPGNPFEDSDSGPEAEAPIEEELLLQQIDNIKAYIFDAKQCGRLDEVEVLTENLRELKCTLAKQKGGPD from the exons ATGAACACGGAGTCGGCCAAGATTCGAG CAATAGAAAAGTCTGTGGTGCCTTGGGTCAATGACCAGGATGTCCCTTTCTGTCCAGACTGTGGGAGTAAGTTCAGCATCCGGAACCGCCGTCACCACTGCCGCCTCTGCGGGTCAATTATGTGCAAGAAGTGCATGGAGCTCATCAGCCTTCCCTTTGCAA ACAAGCTCACCAGCGCCAGCAAGGACTCCCTGAGCACCCACACCAGCCCCAGCCAGTCCCCCAACAGCGTCCACGGCTCGCGCCGGGGCAGCCTCAGCAGCCTGAGCAGCGTGAGCTCAGTGATGGACGAGAAGGACGATGAGCGCATCCGCTGTTGCGGGCACTGCAAGGACACGCTGCTCAAGAGGGAGCAGCAGATGGACGAGAAGGAGCACACGCCCACCGTCGTGAAGCTCTATGAG AAATTACGGCTCTGCATGGAGAAGGTCGACCAGAAGGCCCCCGAGTACATCAGGATGGCGGCTTCACTAAA cgCCGGGGAGACCACCTACAGCCTGGAACATGCTAGTGACCTTCGAATTGAAGTGCAAAAAGTGTATGAGCTAATAGATGCCTTAAG TAAGAAGATCTTGACCTTAGGCTTGAACCAGGACCCTCCCCCACACCCGAACACTTTGCGCCTGCAGAGGATGATCAGGTGCTCAGCCACGCTGTTTGTGCAG GAGAAGTTGCTGGGCTTGATGTCACTGCCAACCAAAGAGCAGTTTGAGGAactgaagaagaagaggaagcaggAATTGGAGAGGAAGAGGGCCATGGAGAGACAG GCGGCCCTGGAGTCGCAGCGACggctggaggggaggcagagTGGCCTGGCATCCCGCGCGGCCAACGGGGAGGTGGCATCCCTCCGCAGAGGCCACGCCCCCTTGAGGAAGGCGGAGGGCTGGCTCCCGCTGTCGGAGGGCCAGGGACAGAGCGAGGACCCCGACCCGCTGCTGCAGCAGATCCACAACATCACGTCGTTCATCCGGCAGGCCAAGGCCGCAGGCCGCGCCGACGAGGTGCGCACGCTGCAGGAGAACCTGCGGCAGCTGCAGGACGAGTACGACCAGCAGCAGACGGAGAAGGCCGTGGAGCTGTCGCGGAGGCAGGCCGAGGAGGAGGACCTGCAGCGCGAGCAGCTGCAGATGCTCAGGGAGCGGGAGTGGGAGCGGGAGCGGGAGCAGGTCCAGGCCGCCGCGCTGCACACGCGGACGCCCTTCCACCTGGAGGCCTCCCGGGGGCCGCGCACCCACCTTGCCCACGCCCTGGACCTGGGCTCCTTCCCCGTTGACAGCGCCACCATCCCTGAGAGCCCTTCCCCCAGCTTAGCTGGAGCTCACGTCCACGCGGCCTCCGGGTTTCCGGCCCTGGGCCAGGACATCCTCCCCCAGACCACTGTGTCACAGCAAAATGACGTGCCTTCCCTGAACCCCTTCGACGAGGACCTCTCCAGCCCCACCCAAGAGGGCGCAGTCAGCCCCGCTGCTGCAGAGGCCGCCCCCCGCCCTTCGGCCCCGGTCCCCAAAGAGTACAACCCTTTTGAGGACGACGACGACGACGAAGAGCAGGAGGCCGAACCCGGGAATCCCTTCACTGGCCCCAACGGCGCGGGGCCCAACCCCTTCGAGGACGAAGAGGACCGTCCCCACCCGAGGTCTGCTAGCCCCCCTGCCCCTGGCAACCCCTTCGAGGACAGCGACAGTGGCCCCGAGGCGGAGGCGCCCATCgaggaggagctgctgctgcAGCAGATCGACAACATCAAGGCCTACATCTTCGACGCCAAGCAGTGCGGCCGCCTGGACGAGGTGGAGGTGCTGACCGAGAACCTGCGCGAGCTCAAGTGCACCCTGGCCAAGCAGAAGGGCGGCCCTGACTGA